The following proteins come from a genomic window of Lachnoclostridium phytofermentans ISDg:
- a CDS encoding response regulator transcription factor: MYKVLIAEDEDIILAGINKIIDWDELGLEVVWLAHNGQEALSMLEKEAVDIIITDINMPVMSGLEFLSQIRSENKRTRFIILSGYDDFTYAQKAIPLSVENYILKPINEEKLHDVLNQTVHKLITIDNESKYTIASQQKLLKFLSGQMKEGKDTFIKETGLRIDKPFAIVANVKLKPRDRNGKELDGITSFIGKKFIELDLQTLIYDKDEFLIIFQSNQMDYNYARDRMEEVQSQIEAFYEITTFITISSIFHDLDGICGAFQETKKLQKYLIIAGYGNSIDKRYCSGRKSTEISLDESLIDKLILAKDRTGISKYIDDLFRNHIEKEKITSDAVYHLAIKLALSLQRVVREFKLSYDNNIKNLVEVIEELFKADDLSDIKSIFLIEIMEIIDCINIGDSQYTPVVRQILSDLEECYKEDINLKVLAQKYCMNTSYLGQIFQKEVGVPFSQYLTNMKNSKAKDLILNTNLKINDIAKEVGYPDVSYFYRKFKQCYGTSPASLRELKQY, translated from the coding sequence ATGTATAAAGTATTAATTGCAGAAGATGAAGATATTATTCTTGCAGGTATTAATAAAATTATTGATTGGGATGAACTTGGGCTTGAGGTGGTATGGTTAGCACATAATGGACAAGAAGCTCTTTCTATGTTGGAAAAGGAAGCAGTTGACATTATTATTACCGATATCAACATGCCGGTGATGAGTGGTTTAGAATTTCTTTCTCAAATAAGAAGTGAAAATAAGCGAACTCGATTTATTATATTAAGTGGTTATGACGATTTTACATATGCACAGAAAGCAATTCCTCTTAGTGTAGAAAATTACATATTGAAACCAATTAACGAGGAAAAGCTGCATGATGTGCTAAATCAAACAGTACATAAATTGATTACGATTGATAATGAAAGCAAATATACGATTGCTTCTCAGCAGAAGTTATTAAAGTTTCTATCAGGGCAAATGAAAGAGGGTAAAGATACCTTTATCAAGGAAACAGGTCTCCGGATAGATAAACCTTTTGCCATTGTAGCTAATGTAAAATTGAAGCCAAGAGATAGAAACGGGAAGGAATTAGATGGAATTACTAGTTTTATCGGTAAAAAATTCATAGAATTAGATTTGCAGACTTTAATTTACGACAAGGATGAATTTCTTATTATCTTTCAAAGTAATCAGATGGATTATAATTACGCAAGAGACAGAATGGAAGAAGTGCAGTCTCAGATAGAGGCATTTTATGAGATCACAACCTTTATTACAATCAGTTCTATATTTCATGATTTAGATGGTATTTGCGGGGCTTTTCAAGAAACGAAAAAACTACAAAAGTACCTTATCATAGCTGGTTACGGCAATAGTATTGATAAGAGATATTGTAGTGGAAGAAAATCAACAGAGATTAGTCTGGATGAGAGCTTAATCGATAAGTTAATTTTAGCAAAAGATAGAACTGGAATCAGTAAATATATTGATGATTTATTTAGGAATCATATTGAAAAAGAAAAGATAACAAGTGATGCAGTATATCATTTAGCAATTAAACTGGCATTATCACTTCAACGTGTGGTCCGCGAATTCAAACTATCTTATGATAATAACATTAAGAATTTGGTAGAAGTAATTGAAGAGCTTTTCAAAGCGGACGACCTTTCTGATATCAAATCTATCTTTTTAATTGAAATCATGGAGATTATAGATTGCATCAATATAGGAGATTCGCAGTATACACCTGTAGTTAGACAAATCTTAAGCGATCTAGAAGAGTGTTATAAAGAAGATATTAATTTGAAAGTTCTAGCGCAAAAGTATTGTATGAATACTTCATATTTAGGTCAAATATTTCAGAAGGAGGTAGGGGTGCCTTTCTCTCAATATTTAACGAATATGAAGAATTCGAAAGCAAAAGATTTAATATTAAATACCAATCTAAAAATTAATGACATTGCTAAGGAAGTTGGTTATCCGGACGTAAGTTACTTCTATAGAAAATTCAAACAGTGCTACGGCACATCACCAGCTTCATTAAGAGAACTTAAACAATATTAG